One part of the Truepera radiovictrix DSM 17093 genome encodes these proteins:
- the rplE gene encoding 50S ribosomal protein L5, whose amino-acid sequence MSKVDVALKKRYHNEVKPALQERHGYTNVMAIPKLEKIIINVGLGEARDDSKVIERASRELAQIALQRPVVTRAKKSVSNFKVRTGMPIGLKVTLRGDRMWVFLEKLINVALPRVRDFRGVNPNAFDGRGNYNLGLREQLVFPELSIDQVDGTRGMDIAIVTTAQSDEEARSLLELLGMPFRR is encoded by the coding sequence ATGAGCAAGGTAGATGTTGCGCTCAAAAAGCGCTACCACAACGAGGTCAAACCCGCTTTGCAGGAGCGCCACGGGTACACCAACGTCATGGCGATCCCCAAACTCGAAAAGATCATCATCAACGTCGGTCTCGGCGAAGCGCGGGACGACTCGAAGGTGATCGAGCGGGCTTCGCGCGAGCTGGCCCAGATCGCCCTGCAGCGCCCCGTGGTGACGCGCGCGAAAAAGTCGGTGTCGAACTTTAAGGTGCGCACGGGGATGCCGATCGGCCTCAAGGTGACCCTGCGTGGCGACCGCATGTGGGTGTTTTTGGAGAAGCTCATCAACGTGGCGCTCCCGCGGGTGCGCGACTTTCGCGGGGTCAACCCGAACGCGTTTGACGGCCGCGGCAACTACAACCTGGGTCTGCGCGAGCAGCTCGTCTTCCCCGAGCTGTCGATCGACCAGGTCGATGGCACCCGTGGGATGGACATCGCGATCGTTACGACGGCTCAAAGCGACGAAGAAGCGCGCAGCTTGCTCGAGCTTCTCGGCATGCCCTTTAGAAGGTAG
- the rplW gene encoding 50S ribosomal protein L23, which yields MNPHDVILRPVLSEKVLAEMGAGKYAFYVHPSANKTQIKDAIERVFEVDVLKLNLLNVRGKEKTMGRFRGVRPRRKKVIVTLKPGQRIQQLEGLT from the coding sequence GTGAACCCGCACGACGTGATTCTAAGGCCCGTGCTGAGCGAAAAGGTGCTCGCCGAGATGGGCGCGGGCAAGTACGCCTTTTACGTGCACCCGAGCGCGAACAAGACGCAGATCAAAGACGCCATCGAGCGCGTTTTTGAAGTCGACGTGCTCAAGCTCAACCTGCTCAACGTGCGCGGCAAAGAGAAAACCATGGGGCGCTTTCGCGGGGTGCGGCCGCGCCGCAAAAAGGTCATCGTGACCCTAAAGCCGGGGCAGCGCATCCAGCAGCTCGAGGGCCTCACCTAA
- a CDS encoding type Z 30S ribosomal protein S14, whose translation MATKAHIAKSKRTPKFSARTVNRCSRCGRSRGYLRDFNLCRICMREMAHQGLLPGVRKASW comes from the coding sequence ATGGCGACAAAGGCACATATCGCGAAATCGAAGAGGACCCCCAAGTTCTCGGCGCGGACGGTTAACCGCTGCAGCCGTTGCGGGAGGAGCCGCGGCTATTTGCGCGACTTTAACCTCTGCCGCATCTGCATGCGCGAGATGGCGCACCAGGGTCTTTTGCCCGGCGTCCGCAAGGCGAGCTGGTAA
- the tuf gene encoding elongation factor Tu codes for MAKATFERTKPHVNIGTVGHVDHGKTTLTAAITFTAAAADPTIETLSYDQIDKAPEEKARGITINTSHVEYQTAARHYSHVDCPGHADYVKNMITGAAQMDGAILVVSAADGPMPQTREHILLARQVGVPYIVVFMNKTDMVDDEELLELVEMEVRELLSSYDFPGDDIPVIKGSALKALEALTANPNTQRGEDEWVDKIWELLDAVDSYIPTPERDIDKPFLMPVEDVFTITGRGTVATGRVERGQVKTGEEVEIVGLSQTRKSVVTGVEMHRKTLDVGIAGDNVGVLLRGVQRDEIERGQVLAKPGSITPHTQFKGSVYVLKKEEGGRHSAFFSGYRPQFYFRTTDVTGVCTLPEGVEMVMPGDNVELSVELIKPIAMEEGLRFAIREGGRTVGAGVVTQVIK; via the coding sequence ATGGCGAAAGCGACGTTTGAGCGGACGAAACCGCACGTAAACATTGGGACGGTAGGGCACGTCGACCACGGGAAGACGACGCTAACGGCGGCGATCACGTTTACGGCGGCGGCGGCGGACCCGACGATTGAGACGCTGTCGTACGACCAGATTGACAAAGCGCCGGAGGAGAAGGCGCGTGGGATCACGATCAACACGTCGCACGTGGAGTACCAAACGGCGGCGCGGCACTACAGCCACGTGGACTGTCCGGGGCACGCGGACTACGTGAAGAACATGATCACGGGGGCGGCGCAGATGGACGGGGCGATTTTGGTGGTATCGGCGGCGGACGGGCCGATGCCGCAGACGCGGGAGCACATTTTGCTAGCGCGGCAGGTCGGGGTGCCGTACATCGTGGTGTTCATGAACAAGACGGACATGGTCGACGACGAGGAGCTGTTGGAGCTGGTCGAGATGGAGGTGCGGGAGCTGCTGTCGAGCTACGACTTTCCCGGGGACGACATTCCGGTGATCAAAGGGTCGGCTCTTAAAGCGCTCGAAGCGCTGACGGCGAACCCGAACACGCAGCGCGGGGAAGACGAGTGGGTGGACAAGATCTGGGAGCTACTCGACGCGGTGGACAGCTACATACCGACGCCGGAGCGGGACATTGACAAGCCGTTTTTGATGCCGGTGGAGGACGTGTTTACGATCACGGGTCGCGGGACGGTAGCGACGGGGCGCGTGGAGCGTGGGCAGGTCAAGACGGGTGAAGAGGTGGAGATCGTGGGCTTGTCGCAGACGCGCAAGAGCGTGGTGACGGGGGTCGAGATGCACCGGAAGACGCTCGACGTGGGCATTGCGGGGGACAACGTGGGGGTGCTGCTGCGGGGCGTGCAGCGCGATGAGATCGAACGGGGGCAGGTGCTGGCGAAGCCGGGGTCGATCACGCCGCACACGCAGTTCAAGGGGTCGGTGTACGTGCTGAAGAAAGAGGAGGGGGGCCGGCACAGCGCGTTTTTCTCGGGGTACCGGCCGCAGTTTTACTTTCGCACGACCGACGTCACGGGGGTGTGCACGCTGCCCGAGGGGGTGGAGATGGTGATGCCGGGGGACAACGTGGAGCTCTCGGTCGAGCTCATCAAACCCATCGCCATGGAAGAGGGGCTGCGCTTCGCCATCCGCGAGGGCGGTCGCACCGTCGGCGCTGGCGTCGTGACCCAGGTGATTAAATAA
- the rplV gene encoding 50S ribosomal protein L22 produces the protein MEARAHLTMLRVTPQKTRLVADLIRGKRVSEAESILRFTPRRPAQPLLKLLQSAKANAVNNHDMFEDNLVVAKIMVNEGPVMKRYLPRARGRADLLRKRTSHVTIVLEEKDG, from the coding sequence ATGGAGGCTAGAGCCCACCTCACCATGCTCCGCGTGACGCCGCAGAAGACGCGGCTGGTCGCCGACCTTATCCGCGGCAAACGCGTGAGCGAAGCCGAGAGCATCTTGCGCTTTACCCCGCGCCGCCCCGCGCAGCCACTTCTCAAACTCTTGCAGAGCGCGAAGGCGAACGCGGTCAACAACCACGACATGTTTGAAGACAACCTCGTGGTCGCCAAGATCATGGTCAACGAGGGGCCGGTCATGAAGCGCTACCTGCCCCGCGCGCGGGGCCGCGCCGACCTGCTGCGCAAACGCACGAGCCACGTCACGATCGTTCTGGAGGAGAAAGATGGTTAG
- the rpsH gene encoding 30S ribosomal protein S8 translates to MYTDPIADMLTRIRNGVAIAAPTVDVPASKFKRALAELLVREGYLKSVEAVTQDGKPVLRIGLKYGPRRTPIINELHRVSKPGRRAYAKAKAVPVVRGGLGVAVISTPQGLMVDREARRHNVGGEVICEVW, encoded by the coding sequence ATGTACACAGACCCCATTGCTGACATGCTGACGCGCATCCGTAACGGTGTGGCGATCGCCGCCCCCACCGTCGACGTGCCCGCGAGCAAGTTTAAACGGGCGCTCGCGGAGCTTTTGGTGCGCGAGGGCTACCTCAAGTCGGTCGAAGCGGTGACGCAAGACGGCAAACCGGTGCTCCGCATCGGCCTCAAATACGGCCCGCGCCGCACCCCCATCATCAACGAGCTGCACCGCGTTTCAAAACCCGGCCGCCGCGCCTACGCCAAAGCCAAAGCGGTCCCCGTCGTGCGGGGCGGCCTCGGCGTCGCCGTTATCTCGACGCCGCAAGGCCTGATGGTCGACCGCGAGGCGCGGCGCCACAACGTCGGCGGCGAAGTGATCTGCGAGGTTTGGTAA
- the rpsS gene encoding 30S ribosomal protein S19 has translation MARSMKKGPFVDDHLLAKIDAANEKGERRVIRTWSRRSTIVPEMVGHTIGVHNGKQHVPVFIQENMVGHKLGEFAPTRTFRGHSGNRKGQ, from the coding sequence ATGGCGCGTAGCATGAAAAAAGGGCCGTTCGTCGACGACCACCTGCTGGCGAAGATCGACGCGGCCAACGAAAAGGGTGAGCGGCGGGTGATCCGCACCTGGAGCCGCCGCAGCACCATCGTCCCCGAGATGGTCGGCCACACCATCGGGGTGCATAACGGCAAGCAGCACGTCCCCGTGTTTATCCAGGAGAACATGGTGGGTCACAAGCTCGGCGAGTTCGCGCCGACCCGCACCTTCCGCGGGCACAGCGGTAACCGCAAGGGGCAGTGA
- the rplN gene encoding 50S ribosomal protein L14 — protein MIQQESYLEVADNSGARRIQCIRVLGTGSQYVGSVGDVIVAAVKDAIPRAAVKKGDVVKAVIVRTAKEINRSDGSSIRFDNNAAVIINNQNEPRGTRVFGPVARELREKRFMRIVSLAPEVL, from the coding sequence ATGATTCAGCAAGAGTCCTACCTCGAGGTCGCGGACAACTCGGGTGCGCGCCGCATCCAGTGCATCCGCGTGCTCGGCACCGGGAGCCAGTACGTCGGGAGCGTCGGCGACGTGATCGTCGCGGCGGTCAAAGATGCCATCCCGCGGGCGGCGGTGAAAAAGGGTGACGTCGTTAAAGCGGTGATCGTCCGCACCGCCAAGGAGATCAACCGCAGCGACGGCAGCAGCATCCGTTTTGACAACAACGCCGCGGTGATCATCAACAACCAAAACGAGCCGCGCGGTACGCGCGTGTTCGGACCCGTGGCCCGCGAGCTGCGCGAAAAGCGTTTTATGCGCATCGTGTCGCTCGCGCCGGAGGTGCTCTAA
- the rplX gene encoding 50S ribosomal protein L24 has product MRLKKGDRVRVIAGAHKGAEGVIIATLPEKNRVVVEGVNLIKKARRPTQQNPRGGFDEREAPLHASNVQLLDPKTGEPTRIGVRFEDGRKVRVALKSGTSLS; this is encoded by the coding sequence ATCCGCCTGAAAAAGGGCGACCGCGTGCGGGTGATCGCCGGGGCCCACAAGGGGGCCGAAGGGGTGATCATCGCTACGCTGCCGGAGAAAAACCGCGTGGTCGTCGAGGGGGTCAACCTGATCAAAAAGGCCCGCCGCCCCACCCAGCAAAACCCGCGCGGCGGTTTCGACGAGCGTGAAGCGCCCCTGCACGCCTCGAACGTGCAGCTCTTGGACCCCAAAACGGGGGAGCCGACGCGTATCGGGGTGCGCTTCGAGGACGGCCGCAAGGTCCGCGTGGCCCTAAAGAGCGGCACGAGCCTCAGCTAG
- the rplD gene encoding 50S ribosomal protein L4 — translation MDVTLDVIGSERKVTLALPEPKVSVLHEVVSWQLSKRRRGTAATKTRGTVSGTTAKMYPQKGTGRARHGSYKAPIFVGGGIAFGPQPRSYEYTLPKRVRRLGLKMALAARAQDNKLTLVEAFGIGGRTKEFVAWAKDHGFDGSERVLLVTDDELARRAARNLPWVSVLPSRGLNVYDILRHDHVVADAALFAEPEEAQAAPRRVVVTGRPAAKEEA, via the coding sequence ATGGACGTAACCCTAGACGTCATCGGCTCCGAGCGCAAGGTGACGCTGGCGCTGCCCGAGCCCAAAGTATCGGTCTTGCACGAGGTCGTCTCGTGGCAGCTCTCGAAGCGCCGCCGCGGCACCGCCGCGACCAAAACCCGTGGCACGGTCTCGGGGACGACCGCGAAGATGTACCCGCAAAAGGGGACGGGGCGGGCGCGCCACGGCTCCTACAAGGCCCCCATCTTCGTGGGCGGCGGGATCGCTTTCGGGCCGCAGCCGCGCTCGTACGAGTACACCCTGCCCAAACGCGTGCGCCGCTTGGGGCTCAAGATGGCGCTCGCCGCGCGCGCGCAGGACAACAAACTCACCCTGGTCGAAGCCTTCGGCATCGGTGGGCGCACCAAAGAGTTCGTCGCGTGGGCCAAAGACCACGGCTTCGACGGTAGCGAACGGGTGCTGCTGGTCACCGACGACGAGCTCGCGCGGCGCGCCGCGCGCAACCTGCCCTGGGTGAGCGTGCTCCCCAGCCGCGGGCTCAATGTCTACGACATCTTGCGCCACGACCACGTCGTCGCCGACGCCGCGCTCTTTGCCGAGCCGGAGGAGGCGCAGGCCGCCCCGCGCCGCGTCGTCGTGACCGGGCGCCCCGCGGCTAAGGAGGAAGCGTGA
- the rpsC gene encoding 30S ribosomal protein S3, with protein sequence MGNKINPVGFRLGVNKEPSAKWYANTKTYAKLLAEDDLIRRTVTADVGHSGVSRIDIERAAHNVNVTIHTAKPGVVIGRGGESIKQLRQKLDHLIGGTVAVNVQEVANPNTNAALIAQRIAEQLERRFAFRRAMKQAIQRTMESGAKGVKIRCSGRLGGAEQARPESYMDGRVPLQTLRADIDYGTARANTTYGVIGVKVWVFHGELVGDKQRRAANLPRPRQDEDKNRRRRRPQARRRPEGGAGGRSGDRAGRSRPAERKERK encoded by the coding sequence ATGGGTAACAAGATCAACCCGGTCGGTTTTCGCCTGGGGGTCAACAAAGAGCCCTCGGCGAAGTGGTACGCCAACACCAAGACCTACGCCAAGCTGCTCGCCGAAGACGACCTCATCCGCCGCACCGTCACCGCTGACGTCGGCCACTCGGGGGTGTCGCGCATCGACATCGAGCGCGCCGCGCACAACGTCAACGTCACCATCCACACCGCCAAACCCGGCGTGGTGATCGGGCGCGGGGGCGAGTCGATCAAGCAGCTGCGCCAAAAGCTCGACCACCTGATCGGCGGCACGGTGGCGGTCAACGTCCAAGAGGTCGCCAACCCGAACACCAACGCGGCGCTCATCGCGCAGCGCATCGCCGAGCAGCTCGAGCGCCGCTTCGCGTTTCGCCGCGCGATGAAGCAAGCCATCCAGCGCACCATGGAGTCGGGGGCCAAAGGGGTCAAGATCCGCTGCTCGGGTCGCCTCGGTGGTGCCGAGCAGGCGCGCCCCGAGTCGTACATGGACGGCCGCGTCCCCCTGCAGACGCTGCGCGCCGATATCGACTACGGCACCGCGCGCGCGAACACCACCTACGGCGTCATCGGCGTCAAGGTGTGGGTGTTTCACGGCGAGCTCGTCGGCGACAAACAGCGCCGCGCCGCCAACTTGCCGCGCCCGCGTCAGGATGAGGACAAAAACCGCCGCCGCCGCCGCCCGCAGGCGCGCCGCCGCCCCGAAGGGGGTGCGGGTGGTCGCTCCGGCGACCGCGCCGGCCGCAGCCGTCCAGCCGAGAGGAAAGAGCGTAAGTAA
- the rpmC gene encoding 50S ribosomal protein L29 gives MKPSEVRNLSLDEIRSEIDKRRKELLELRFQASVGQATNPKRIGAAKREIARLLTIATEKGGRL, from the coding sequence ATGAAGCCCAGTGAGGTGCGCAACCTCAGTCTCGACGAGATCCGCAGCGAGATCGACAAGCGCCGTAAAGAGCTCCTCGAGCTGCGTTTTCAGGCCTCGGTCGGGCAAGCGACCAACCCCAAACGCATCGGCGCTGCCAAACGGGAGATCGCCCGCCTGCTCACCATCGCCACCGAAAAAGGAGGCCGGCTATGA
- the rplP gene encoding 50S ribosomal protein L16, whose product MLLPKRVKYRKQMRGRMKGDTKGGDYVAFGDYGLVALEPAWIKSNQIEACRITMSRFFRRGGKIYIRVFPDKPVTKKPAETRMGKGKGAVEYWVAVVKPGRVIFEVANVTEEQAREAFRLAGHKLPIKTKMVKREVYDEAQ is encoded by the coding sequence ATGCTGCTACCAAAACGGGTCAAGTACCGCAAGCAGATGCGCGGGCGGATGAAGGGCGACACCAAAGGGGGCGACTACGTCGCTTTCGGCGACTACGGCCTCGTCGCCTTGGAGCCCGCGTGGATCAAGTCGAACCAGATCGAAGCGTGCCGCATCACCATGAGCCGCTTTTTTCGGCGTGGCGGCAAGATCTATATCCGCGTCTTCCCCGACAAGCCGGTGACCAAAAAGCCCGCTGAGACCCGCATGGGTAAGGGGAAAGGGGCGGTCGAGTACTGGGTGGCGGTGGTCAAGCCGGGGCGGGTGATCTTCGAGGTCGCCAACGTGACCGAGGAGCAAGCGCGCGAAGCGTTCCGCTTAGCGGGCCACAAACTGCCGATCAAAACGAAGATGGTTAAGCGCGAGGTGTACGATGAAGCCCAGTGA
- the fusA gene encoding elongation factor G, translating into MATKTGIDLKKTRNIGIAAHIDAGKTTLTERILFFTGRIHKTGEVHEGAATMDWMEQERERGITITSAVTQAFWKDTRINIIDTPGHVDFTMEVERSMRVLDAAVAVFDASQGVEPQSETVWRQADKYRVPRLAFANKMDKTGADFQLVLDSMQERLGANAVPVQWPMGQEDAFKGIIDLVEMRAYTYLDDLGQKIEESDIPAEYAELAEEKRNLMLEKLADISDDLAMLYLEGEEIPSELIHNAIREGTVGLKHFPVLCGSALKNKGVQRLLDAVTLYLPSPLDVPPIKGVIPGTEQEDSRPADEDAPTAALAFKIMTDPYVGRLTFIRVYSGVLESGSYVWNVSKGKKERVGRLLKMHANSREEVERIGAGDLGAVIGLKDTTTGDTLADPDHPIVLERMEFPEPVITVAIEPSSKADQDKLANGMVKLAEEDPTFRVESDPETGQTTISGMGELHLEIIVDRLKREFGVNATVGAPQVAYRETITKPVDVQGKFVRQSGGRGQYGDVKIKAEPLERGAGFEFENAIVGGVIPKEYIPAVQKGIEEAMQNGPLLGFPIVDMKVTLYDGSYHEVDSSEMAFKIAASMAIKEAMAKGGAAILEPIMRVEVVTPEQYMGDVIGSLNSRRGQIQGMQPRGNAQVVNAHVPLSEMFGYATDLRSLTQGRATFTMVLDHYAQVPRNIQDELVKK; encoded by the coding sequence ATGGCAACAAAAACGGGCATCGACCTGAAAAAAACGCGCAACATCGGGATCGCCGCGCACATCGACGCCGGTAAAACGACCCTGACCGAGCGCATCTTGTTCTTTACGGGGCGCATCCACAAGACCGGCGAGGTCCACGAGGGTGCGGCCACGATGGACTGGATGGAGCAGGAGCGCGAGCGCGGTATCACCATCACCTCGGCGGTAACGCAGGCGTTCTGGAAAGACACCCGTATCAACATCATCGACACCCCCGGCCACGTGGACTTCACCATGGAGGTCGAGCGCTCCATGCGCGTGCTCGACGCGGCCGTAGCGGTCTTCGACGCCTCGCAAGGGGTCGAGCCGCAGTCGGAGACCGTCTGGCGCCAAGCCGACAAGTACCGCGTGCCGCGCCTGGCGTTCGCCAACAAGATGGACAAGACGGGCGCCGACTTTCAGCTCGTGTTGGACTCCATGCAAGAGCGCCTCGGCGCCAACGCCGTGCCGGTGCAGTGGCCGATGGGGCAGGAGGACGCTTTCAAGGGCATTATCGACCTCGTCGAGATGCGCGCGTACACCTACCTCGACGACTTGGGGCAGAAGATCGAGGAGAGCGACATCCCGGCCGAGTACGCCGAGCTCGCCGAGGAGAAGCGCAACCTCATGCTCGAAAAGCTCGCCGACATCTCCGACGACCTGGCGATGCTCTACCTCGAGGGCGAGGAGATCCCGAGCGAGCTCATCCACAACGCGATCCGCGAGGGGACGGTAGGGCTCAAGCACTTCCCCGTACTCTGCGGTTCGGCGCTCAAAAACAAGGGGGTGCAGCGCCTTCTAGACGCCGTCACGCTCTATCTGCCGAGCCCCCTAGACGTCCCCCCGATCAAGGGCGTGATCCCCGGCACCGAGCAGGAGGACAGCCGCCCTGCCGACGAGGACGCGCCGACGGCAGCGTTGGCTTTCAAGATCATGACCGACCCTTACGTCGGGCGCCTTACCTTTATCCGCGTCTACTCGGGCGTGCTCGAGTCGGGTTCGTACGTCTGGAACGTCTCCAAGGGTAAAAAGGAGCGCGTCGGCCGCCTCCTGAAGATGCACGCGAACTCCCGCGAGGAGGTCGAGCGCATCGGCGCCGGCGACTTGGGCGCGGTCATCGGCCTTAAAGACACCACGACGGGCGACACGCTCGCCGACCCGGACCACCCCATCGTCTTAGAGCGCATGGAGTTTCCCGAACCGGTCATCACGGTGGCCATCGAACCCTCGTCGAAGGCCGACCAGGACAAGCTCGCCAACGGCATGGTCAAGCTCGCCGAGGAGGACCCGACGTTTCGCGTCGAGTCGGACCCGGAAACTGGCCAGACGACGATCTCGGGGATGGGCGAGCTGCACCTGGAGATCATCGTCGACCGCCTCAAGCGCGAATTCGGCGTGAACGCCACTGTTGGCGCGCCGCAGGTCGCCTACCGCGAGACCATCACCAAACCCGTCGACGTGCAGGGCAAGTTCGTGCGCCAGTCGGGGGGGCGTGGTCAGTACGGGGACGTCAAGATCAAGGCCGAACCCCTCGAGCGCGGCGCCGGTTTCGAATTCGAGAACGCCATCGTCGGTGGGGTCATCCCCAAAGAGTACATCCCGGCCGTGCAGAAAGGGATCGAAGAGGCGATGCAAAACGGTCCCCTGCTCGGCTTCCCCATCGTCGACATGAAAGTGACCCTCTACGACGGGTCGTACCACGAGGTCGACTCGTCCGAGATGGCCTTTAAGATCGCCGCCTCGATGGCGATCAAAGAGGCGATGGCCAAGGGCGGCGCGGCGATTTTAGAACCCATCATGCGCGTCGAGGTCGTGACCCCCGAGCAGTACATGGGTGACGTCATCGGCAGCCTGAACTCGAGGCGCGGTCAGATTCAAGGGATGCAGCCGCGCGGGAACGCGCAGGTGGTCAACGCCCACGTGCCGCTCTCGGAGATGTTCGGTTACGCGACCGATCTGCGCAGCCTGACCCAAGGTCGCGCGACCTTTACGATGGTGCTCGACCACTACGCGCAGGTGCCGCGCAACATCCAGGACGAACTCGTCAAGAAGTGA
- the rpsQ gene encoding 30S ribosomal protein S17 has product MKKTLQGRVVSDKADKTVTVSVERRFKHPLYGKVVAVTKKYLAHDENNEYKEGDIVEIITRRPISKRKRFAVTRLIERARG; this is encoded by the coding sequence ATGAAAAAAACGTTGCAGGGGCGCGTGGTCAGCGACAAAGCCGACAAGACCGTGACGGTCAGCGTCGAGCGCCGCTTTAAGCACCCGCTCTACGGCAAGGTCGTGGCGGTGACCAAAAAGTACCTCGCCCACGATGAGAACAACGAGTACAAAGAGGGCGACATCGTCGAGATCATCACCCGCCGCCCGATCAGCAAACGCAAACGTTTCGCCGTCACGCGCCTTATCGAACGCGCGCGCGGCTAA
- the rplB gene encoding 50S ribosomal protein L2 → MPTKKYRPYTPSRRFMTTSDFSEITSTTPEKSLLKPFKRTGGRNNHGRITARFRGGGHKRRYRVIDFRRRDKEGVPAKVATIEYDPNRSARIALLHYLDGEKRYILAPENLVVGSRVVAGPEAEPVLGNALPLRFIPVGTVVHNVELTPGKGAQLARSAGTSVQLQGRDGNYVTLRLPSGELRRVHGECYATVGVVGNAEHKNIVYGKAGRTRWMGRKPHQRGRAMNPVDHPHGGGEGRSSSGRPPVSPWGQQAKGLKTRTKRKNSSKFIVRRRKGSS, encoded by the coding sequence ATGCCGACGAAGAAGTACCGTCCTTATACCCCCTCGAGGCGCTTTATGACGACCTCGGACTTTTCGGAGATCACCTCGACGACCCCCGAAAAGTCGCTGTTAAAACCCTTTAAGCGCACGGGGGGGCGCAACAACCACGGCCGCATCACCGCGCGTTTTCGCGGCGGCGGCCACAAGCGCCGCTACCGCGTGATCGACTTTCGCCGCCGCGACAAAGAGGGTGTGCCCGCCAAGGTCGCGACCATTGAGTACGACCCCAACCGGAGCGCCCGCATCGCCCTGCTGCACTATTTAGACGGCGAAAAGCGCTACATCTTGGCGCCCGAAAACCTCGTCGTCGGGAGCCGCGTCGTCGCGGGGCCTGAGGCCGAGCCGGTCTTGGGTAACGCCTTGCCGCTGCGCTTTATCCCCGTCGGTACGGTGGTGCATAACGTCGAGCTGACCCCCGGCAAGGGTGCGCAGCTCGCCCGCAGCGCCGGCACCAGCGTGCAGCTCCAGGGCCGAGACGGCAACTACGTCACCCTGCGCCTCCCCTCGGGGGAGCTGCGCCGCGTGCACGGCGAGTGCTACGCCACCGTCGGCGTCGTCGGCAACGCCGAGCACAAAAACATCGTCTACGGCAAAGCCGGTCGCACCCGTTGGATGGGCCGCAAACCGCACCAACGCGGGCGGGCGATGAACCCGGTTGACCACCCGCACGGTGGGGGGGAGGGCCGTTCGTCTAGCGGTCGTCCGCCGGTGAGCCCGTGGGGCCAGCAAGCGAAGGGGTTAAAGACGCGCACCAAGCGCAAAAACTCCTCGAAGTTTATCGTCCGTCGTCGTAAAGGGAGCAGCTAA
- the rpsJ gene encoding 30S ribosomal protein S10: protein MAAPRIRIKLRAFDHKSLDSSATKIVDTVKRTGAKVAGPVPLPTRIRRFCVLRSPFTDKDSREHFEIRTHNRLIDIKTPTKSTIDSLMHLDLPTGVDIEIKTVGGR, encoded by the coding sequence ATGGCCGCGCCGCGCATTCGCATCAAGCTGCGGGCCTTTGACCACAAGAGCCTCGACTCGTCGGCGACGAAGATCGTCGACACGGTCAAGCGCACGGGCGCCAAGGTGGCCGGTCCGGTTCCCCTGCCGACCCGCATCCGCCGCTTCTGCGTGCTCCGCAGCCCCTTTACCGACAAAGACTCGCGCGAGCACTTTGAGATCCGCACCCACAACCGGCTGATCGATATCAAGACGCCGACAAAGAGCACCATCGACAGCCTTATGCATCTAGACCTCCCTACCGGGGTGGACATCGAGATCAAAACGGTCGGAGGACGGTAG
- the rplC gene encoding 50S ribosomal protein L3, whose protein sequence is MKGLLGTKVGMTQVWQGDRLVPVTVVLAGPCPVVQRKTPETDGYSAVQLGWIAKRDKVATKPELGHAKKAGVSAQRHLVEFRDYDPEGDTVTVEIFKPGQKVDVTGTSKGRGTAGVMKRWNFAGLPASHGVKKKHRAPGSIGQRKFPGRVYKGKRMAGRYGNERVTTLGLELLEVRPDDNLLLIKGSIPGANGGLVVVKASTRGAK, encoded by the coding sequence GTGAAAGGACTTCTCGGCACCAAGGTGGGGATGACCCAGGTGTGGCAGGGTGACCGGCTCGTACCGGTCACGGTCGTCCTGGCTGGTCCCTGCCCGGTGGTGCAACGCAAAACCCCCGAGACGGACGGCTACAGCGCCGTTCAGCTCGGTTGGATCGCCAAGCGGGACAAGGTGGCGACCAAACCCGAGTTGGGGCACGCCAAAAAGGCGGGGGTGAGCGCGCAGCGCCACCTCGTCGAGTTCCGCGACTACGACCCCGAAGGGGACACCGTGACGGTGGAGATCTTCAAGCCGGGTCAGAAGGTCGACGTGACGGGGACCTCCAAGGGGCGGGGTACGGCGGGTGTGATGAAGCGCTGGAACTTCGCCGGTCTGCCCGCTTCACACGGGGTAAAGAAAAAGCACCGCGCGCCCGGGTCGATCGGTCAGCGCAAGTTCCCTGGCCGCGTCTACAAGGGTAAACGGATGGCGGGGCGTTACGGCAACGAGCGCGTGACGACCCTCGGGCTCGAGCTGCTCGAGGTGCGCCCCGACGACAACCTGCTGCTCATCAAAGGGTCGATCCCCGGCGCCAACGGCGGGCTCGTCGTCGTCAAGGCGTCGACGAGGGGGGCGAAGTGA